A window of Cohnella herbarum contains these coding sequences:
- a CDS encoding ABC transporter substrate-binding protein gives MLKRNGKLGITLLVTALMTSILAACGGNSNNASSQEPAGSPSAGASVSASPSASPSKEPVEMVLATFNAWGESEGLKSAIAAYEESTGNTVRVDVYPDDQFINILKTKMSTNDAPDLFMANAGDGMIPFSFLEPLQGPWVDKTLDSVKLFTAKDGVAYEAYAFPLGYFGAIYNKKVFEKAGVKVPMMNYAELMDGLKKIQGTGVTPIFIPGKDSWTYQMLQAVGGVYSVTDEDAAKMAKNETKPSEMPGFMQFAERMNSLVPYTNKDHLSLLIADGYQGLLDGKYGMTVLGDWLYDDLAKLDAEKVKDLGFMPFTMDDSKISAVVNLSGRALGVPLNSKHKQEAKDLVNYLMEPDHFNLLVKPVQGAAPYKDYDTEKSVWQEEMDGYIAQTGMPVTLDVIRQRFPTFPLGTDAGKPFLDIFNGKDIKKAFDDWYTDYAQYNRTVQTPGW, from the coding sequence TTGTTAAAAAGAAATGGCAAGTTAGGAATTACGCTATTGGTAACCGCTCTCATGACGTCGATTCTGGCCGCGTGCGGAGGGAACTCCAATAATGCGTCCTCGCAGGAACCCGCAGGCTCGCCTTCGGCGGGAGCGTCCGTTTCGGCAAGTCCAAGCGCTTCCCCGAGCAAGGAGCCGGTCGAAATGGTACTCGCGACTTTCAACGCTTGGGGCGAGTCCGAAGGGCTGAAGAGCGCCATAGCCGCTTACGAGGAGTCGACAGGCAACACGGTTCGCGTCGACGTCTATCCCGACGACCAGTTCATCAATATCTTGAAAACCAAAATGTCGACCAACGACGCGCCGGATCTGTTCATGGCTAACGCCGGCGACGGCATGATTCCCTTCTCCTTCCTCGAACCTCTTCAAGGACCGTGGGTGGACAAGACGCTCGACAGCGTGAAGCTCTTCACGGCGAAAGACGGAGTAGCGTACGAGGCCTATGCGTTCCCGCTCGGATATTTCGGCGCGATCTATAACAAGAAAGTGTTCGAGAAGGCCGGAGTCAAAGTGCCGATGATGAACTACGCGGAGTTGATGGACGGTTTGAAGAAGATTCAAGGAACGGGAGTCACGCCGATCTTCATCCCGGGCAAGGACAGCTGGACTTACCAGATGCTGCAAGCCGTCGGCGGCGTCTACTCGGTTACCGACGAAGACGCGGCGAAGATGGCCAAGAACGAGACGAAACCTTCCGAGATGCCCGGCTTCATGCAGTTCGCCGAGCGCATGAATTCTCTCGTTCCTTATACGAACAAAGACCATTTGTCTCTACTGATCGCGGATGGCTATCAAGGACTGCTTGACGGCAAGTACGGAATGACCGTTCTCGGCGATTGGCTGTACGACGATCTCGCCAAGCTCGATGCCGAGAAAGTCAAGGATTTGGGTTTCATGCCGTTCACGATGGACGATTCGAAGATCAGCGCCGTCGTTAACTTGTCGGGACGCGCGCTGGGCGTGCCGCTGAACAGCAAGCATAAGCAAGAAGCGAAGGATTTGGTCAATTATTTGATGGAACCGGATCACTTCAACTTGCTGGTTAAGCCCGTACAGGGCGCGGCGCCATACAAGGACTACGATACCGAGAAGAGCGTTTGGCAGGAAGAGATGGACGGCTACATTGCCCAAACCGGGATGCCGGTCACGCTCGACGTTATCCGCCAGCGCTTCCCGACTTTCCCGCTCGGTACGGATGCGGGCAAACCGTTCCTGGATATTTTCAACGGCAAAGACATCAAGAAGGCTTTCGATGACTGGTATACGGACTATGCGCAATATAACCGCACCGTCCAAACCCCGGGCTGGTAA
- a CDS encoding carbohydrate ABC transporter permease: MRSKGISRQYTVLFVLPAFCLFSLFFILPNLSGLVMAFTNWSSYFPLHPKFNGWRNFQDLFESPVFAISVRNTLIFTAATTVVKIVVGFGLALILNNGVKFKNTYRTIIFSPFVFNPLVIAYVFSALYQPTFGPINTLLRYVGLGFLAQNWLTDTKYAMTAICVMDIWMSIGAIVVIFLTGLQSVPKEYYEAATVDGAGGISKFRNITFPLTIYSLCINTILCLIGGAKVFGQVYGLTNGGPADATQVYGTFIFKSFSSGLFGYSAAAGLLFTVVISLVSFITLGLFRRLEVDY, from the coding sequence ATGCGATCTAAAGGAATATCCAGGCAATATACGGTGCTGTTCGTCCTTCCGGCTTTTTGCCTATTCAGTCTATTCTTCATTTTGCCTAATTTGTCGGGACTCGTGATGGCGTTCACGAACTGGTCTTCCTACTTTCCGTTGCATCCCAAATTCAACGGCTGGCGGAACTTTCAAGACTTGTTCGAATCGCCGGTATTCGCGATTTCCGTACGAAACACGCTGATCTTCACAGCCGCCACGACCGTCGTGAAAATCGTCGTCGGTTTCGGCTTGGCGCTCATCTTGAACAACGGCGTTAAATTCAAAAATACTTACAGAACGATTATTTTTTCGCCGTTCGTGTTTAATCCGCTCGTCATCGCTTATGTTTTCAGCGCGCTCTACCAACCGACTTTCGGACCGATCAATACGCTGCTTCGCTACGTCGGTCTCGGGTTCTTGGCTCAGAACTGGTTGACCGACACCAAGTATGCCATGACGGCTATCTGCGTAATGGATATATGGATGTCGATCGGCGCTATCGTCGTCATTTTCCTGACGGGTCTGCAGTCCGTTCCGAAGGAATACTACGAAGCCGCTACGGTGGACGGCGCGGGCGGAATCAGCAAGTTCAGGAACATTACGTTTCCGCTTACGATCTATTCGCTGTGCATCAATACGATTCTCTGTCTCATCGGAGGCGCGAAGGTGTTCGGACAAGTTTACGGTTTGACGAACGGAGGGCCGGCTGACGCGACGCAAGTTTACGGCACGTTCATTTTCAAATCATTTTCTTCGGGCTTGTTCGGTTATTCCGCGGCGGCGGGTTTGCTGTTCACGGTCGTCATCAGTCTGGTCAGCTTTATTACTCTCGGCTTGTTCCGCAGACTGGAGGTCGATTATTGA
- a CDS encoding carbohydrate ABC transporter permease, with translation MKRTLKFRSATVLLEAVMVVVALCYLMPIWIVVVNSLKDTLGANRLGYSWPESLHFNNYVQVFEKSNALQGLINGVFIGVTVVVISGFLAAMAAYYIARKGSRFSKFTSLYFLTGIIVPTAIIPTYFTMLVLHLNNTYLGIISIFIAYTLPLSIFLYTGFIRTIPREIDEAAIIDGSRPIQMFFRIVFPLLAPVTVTVIVFNFIGVWNDVTTYLYFAGGDKWPLPMTVFKFYGKFSQRWDLLFADIMIAIIPCLIFFIAGQKYMVAGITAGSVKS, from the coding sequence ATGAAGCGCACCTTAAAGTTCCGTTCGGCAACCGTTCTTCTGGAAGCGGTCATGGTAGTCGTCGCCTTATGTTACCTCATGCCTATCTGGATTGTCGTGGTCAACTCGCTTAAAGACACGCTCGGTGCCAATCGACTCGGTTACAGCTGGCCCGAAAGTCTCCATTTCAATAATTATGTTCAAGTATTCGAGAAGTCTAACGCGCTTCAAGGCTTGATCAACGGCGTGTTTATCGGCGTCACGGTCGTCGTTATTTCCGGATTTCTGGCTGCCATGGCGGCGTATTACATTGCTAGAAAAGGCTCGAGATTCTCCAAGTTTACTTCGCTCTATTTTCTGACGGGGATTATCGTTCCGACGGCAATCATCCCGACCTACTTCACGATGCTCGTTCTGCACCTGAATAACACGTATTTGGGTATTATCTCTATATTTATCGCGTATACGCTGCCTTTAAGCATATTCCTATATACCGGGTTTATCAGGACGATCCCGCGGGAGATCGACGAAGCGGCCATCATAGACGGCAGCCGTCCGATTCAGATGTTTTTCCGAATCGTTTTTCCTTTGCTTGCTCCGGTCACGGTTACCGTTATCGTCTTTAACTTCATCGGCGTTTGGAACGATGTGACGACCTACCTTTACTTCGCCGGGGGAGACAAATGGCCGCTTCCTATGACGGTTTTTAAATTCTACGGAAAGTTCAGTCAGAGATGGGACCTCTTATTCGCTGATATTATGATCGCAATCATCCCATGCCTGATTTTCTTCATTGCGGGTCAAAAATACATGGTGGCCGGCATTACCGCCGGTTCGGTTAAATCCTGA
- a CDS encoding M81 family metallopeptidase has translation MRVIVGGFIQESNTFSKAVPTVDDFLRYYFAADEKMAEDRSARNELNGFYQAAEEEGVELLPTLYTGAVSSGRIGRKTLNELKEMMFGRIRRSLPADGVLLALHGAWSAEDEDDVAGEILADVRELVGPEVPIVITLDSHANVTRRMVDIVDALVGYHTFPHVDYQETGYKAAKLLFDRIRGRLKPIIAYRKVPMIVPAESQQTYRGPMRELWAEVEIGESDGSAIETSLFAVQPWLDVKEMGCSIVVVGEDRTRAEAEADRLASLMWDRRRAFDVRLYSVPEIVSLLADGKEEAGPMIVSDSADSPGAGSPGDSVHVLRQLLELNAHKRLTAMLTVVDAAAALQAVAAGEGSSIRVSLGHSVSTDAGIPLEVEGTVTKIGSGKFRFGNGFIENLEGNMGTCAVIAIGGISIVVMERAVFTGDPALYRSVGLEPLKADLVMVKSANQFRSEYEKLSNEIYILDTPGASTANLLSLAFDRVPRPIYPFDEMDDWRIRR, from the coding sequence ATGAGAGTTATCGTGGGCGGTTTTATTCAGGAAAGCAACACGTTCAGCAAGGCAGTGCCTACCGTGGACGATTTTCTCCGCTATTATTTCGCGGCGGACGAGAAGATGGCGGAGGATCGCTCCGCGCGCAACGAATTGAACGGATTCTATCAAGCGGCGGAAGAGGAAGGCGTAGAGCTTCTTCCGACGCTGTACACGGGAGCGGTATCTTCGGGAAGAATCGGCAGGAAGACTCTGAACGAGCTGAAAGAAATGATGTTCGGCAGAATTCGCCGATCGCTGCCTGCGGACGGCGTACTGCTAGCCTTGCACGGAGCATGGTCGGCGGAGGACGAAGACGACGTTGCCGGAGAGATTCTGGCGGATGTAAGAGAGCTGGTCGGTCCGGAAGTACCTATCGTCATTACGCTCGATTCGCACGCGAACGTTACGCGCCGGATGGTGGATATCGTCGACGCGCTGGTCGGCTATCATACTTTTCCTCATGTGGATTATCAGGAAACGGGCTACAAAGCGGCGAAGCTTCTGTTCGACCGAATTCGAGGACGCCTGAAACCGATCATTGCTTATCGCAAAGTGCCGATGATCGTTCCCGCGGAAAGTCAACAGACTTATCGAGGTCCGATGCGGGAGCTGTGGGCGGAGGTGGAGATCGGAGAGAGCGACGGGAGCGCCATCGAGACGTCGTTGTTCGCGGTTCAACCTTGGCTCGACGTGAAGGAGATGGGTTGCTCGATCGTCGTCGTCGGCGAGGACCGGACGCGCGCGGAAGCGGAAGCCGACCGGCTAGCGTCGCTCATGTGGGACAGGCGTCGGGCATTCGATGTACGGCTATATTCGGTGCCGGAGATCGTATCGTTGTTGGCCGACGGCAAGGAAGAAGCGGGTCCGATGATCGTATCGGATTCGGCGGACAGTCCCGGAGCCGGTTCTCCCGGTGACAGCGTCCACGTGCTTCGTCAATTGCTTGAGTTGAACGCCCATAAGCGCCTTACGGCGATGCTGACGGTCGTCGACGCCGCGGCCGCGCTTCAGGCGGTTGCCGCAGGAGAGGGAAGTTCAATTCGGGTGTCGCTAGGGCACTCGGTATCGACGGATGCGGGCATTCCCCTCGAAGTTGAAGGCACGGTGACGAAGATAGGTAGCGGCAAGTTCCGGTTCGGGAACGGTTTTATCGAGAACCTCGAAGGAAACATGGGGACTTGCGCGGTTATCGCCATCGGGGGCATTTCCATCGTCGTCATGGAACGGGCGGTGTTTACCGGCGATCCGGCGCTGTATCGCAGCGTGGGATTGGAACCGCTGAAGGCGGATCTGGTCATGGTGAAGTCGGCGAATCAGTTCCGCTCGGAATACGAGAAACTATCGAACGAAATCTATATTTTAGACACTCCGGGAGCCAGTACGGCCAATCTTCTCTCGCTCGCCTTCGACCGCGTGCCGAGGCCGATCTATCCGTTCGACGAGATGGACGATTGGCGGATTCGCAGGTAG
- the ilvD gene encoding dihydroxy-acid dehydratase, with amino-acid sequence MEDRVYESQKVRKISFEGDALRMSMDWSVEDLDKIQVLVESTAGASHPSSYHLGELVAEIEKGVYQFGGKPAIYTATDICDGVAQAHGGMHYSLPSRDLIASMVEIHALATPFDAMVLSSAGDKAVPAHLMAIARLDIPAIHMPGGAMGAGPCLRSNEELWHMSVEVDKGQMTKEEFLAFQRACCPTCGACQYMGTAATMQAMAEALGLALPWSALIPATNAEIRRSARDAGQQVMRLARAGIVPSMILTKKAFENAISVHSAIGGSLNAVMHLIAIAREAGIELRAEEFDEIHRRVPVLVDTKTAGHYPTELFWYAGGVPFVMNEIREFLHLDVLTATGKTLGENLDDFNKNEMPRFAEMFLANYKLNRRDLIYTVKKPLKPEGALAVLKGNLAPAGATIKKFAVVADMQVHQGPAKVFDRERDAVDALLAKRIVPGDVVVIRYQGPKAVGMPEMFFMSELIASDPELSRTTSLVTDGRFSGATRGPCVGYLGPEALDGGPIAAVRDGDLIRIDIPGRSIDIVGIEGAELAAAEIETVLAERLRQWSPPEFKHKGALRQYTALALPALEGGSASRSGL; translated from the coding sequence ATGGAAGATCGCGTCTACGAGAGTCAGAAGGTTCGCAAAATCAGTTTCGAAGGCGATGCGTTGCGCATGTCGATGGATTGGAGCGTCGAGGATCTCGACAAGATCCAAGTGCTCGTGGAGAGCACGGCAGGCGCCAGCCATCCGAGCTCTTATCATCTGGGCGAGCTTGTCGCCGAGATCGAGAAAGGCGTCTATCAGTTCGGCGGCAAGCCCGCTATTTATACGGCGACGGACATCTGCGACGGAGTCGCGCAAGCGCACGGCGGCATGCATTATTCGCTTCCGTCGAGAGATCTGATCGCATCGATGGTCGAGATCCATGCGCTCGCGACCCCGTTCGACGCGATGGTGCTTTCCTCCGCCGGAGACAAGGCGGTGCCCGCGCATCTAATGGCCATCGCGCGTCTCGATATTCCCGCGATCCACATGCCGGGAGGAGCGATGGGGGCGGGGCCATGCTTGCGTTCCAACGAAGAGTTATGGCATATGAGCGTCGAGGTTGATAAAGGGCAGATGACGAAGGAAGAATTTCTGGCCTTCCAACGCGCATGCTGCCCGACTTGCGGCGCTTGCCAGTATATGGGTACGGCCGCGACCATGCAGGCGATGGCCGAAGCACTCGGGCTCGCGCTGCCTTGGTCGGCGCTCATTCCGGCGACGAACGCGGAAATCCGCCGGTCCGCCCGGGATGCAGGCCAACAGGTTATGCGCCTTGCGCGAGCCGGGATCGTGCCTTCGATGATTCTGACGAAGAAGGCGTTCGAGAACGCGATCAGCGTGCATTCGGCGATCGGCGGCTCGCTGAACGCCGTCATGCATCTGATCGCGATCGCCCGGGAAGCCGGCATCGAGCTGCGGGCGGAGGAATTCGACGAGATCCACCGGCGCGTTCCGGTGCTCGTGGATACGAAGACGGCGGGGCATTATCCGACGGAATTGTTCTGGTATGCGGGCGGCGTGCCGTTCGTCATGAACGAGATTCGCGAATTTCTTCATTTGGACGTCTTAACGGCTACCGGCAAGACGCTGGGGGAAAATCTGGACGACTTTAATAAAAACGAGATGCCGCGGTTCGCGGAGATGTTCCTCGCCAACTACAAGCTGAATCGCCGGGATCTTATCTACACGGTCAAGAAACCGCTCAAGCCCGAAGGCGCGCTGGCCGTATTGAAGGGCAATCTCGCTCCCGCGGGCGCGACGATCAAGAAGTTCGCCGTCGTTGCCGACATGCAGGTGCACCAAGGGCCGGCCAAGGTATTTGATCGCGAGCGCGACGCAGTCGATGCACTGCTCGCGAAGCGCATCGTGCCCGGAGACGTCGTCGTCATCCGGTATCAAGGACCGAAAGCGGTCGGCATGCCCGAGATGTTCTTCATGTCGGAGCTCATCGCCTCCGATCCGGAGCTGTCCCGTACGACGTCGCTCGTGACGGACGGACGTTTCTCCGGGGCGACGCGCGGACCGTGCGTCGGTTACCTCGGTCCCGAAGCGCTGGACGGAGGTCCGATCGCGGCGGTACGGGACGGCGATCTCATTCGGATCGACATTCCGGGACGAAGCATCGACATCGTCGGCATCGAAGGCGCGGAGCTGGCCGCGGCGGAAATCGAGACCGTACTCGCCGAACGGCTCCGGCAGTGGTCGCCGCCCGAGTTTAAACATAAGGGCGCGCTGCGCCAATATACGGCATTGGCTCTCCCGGCGCTCGAGGGCGGTTCGGCTTCGAGGAGCGGCCTATGA
- a CDS encoding SDR family NAD(P)-dependent oxidoreductase, producing MRLSGQTAIVTGAARSIGASIAKRFAREGAKVAIVDVANPELAEQVVAEIVQAGGEAMFVRADVSRRADVEAMVQAVASRFGPVDILVNNAGIDPRKNWLEITEEDWDHIMGVNVRSQFLCSQAVFPYMKERGRGKIVNVSSVTFLTGQRNLLHYVSSKGAVIGFTRALAREVGAHGITVNCLMPGAVLTETELARFSEAELAASATMLAAAQCFSRRENAYDLEGAFVFLASEDSDFITGQTLNVDGGWMFH from the coding sequence ATGAGACTGTCGGGTCAGACGGCCATCGTGACCGGGGCCGCCCGTTCGATCGGAGCCTCGATCGCCAAACGCTTCGCGCGGGAAGGGGCGAAGGTCGCTATCGTAGACGTCGCCAATCCCGAGTTGGCGGAGCAGGTCGTTGCCGAAATCGTGCAGGCGGGCGGCGAGGCGATGTTCGTTCGGGCGGACGTCTCTCGTCGTGCAGATGTCGAAGCGATGGTCCAAGCGGTTGCGAGCCGGTTCGGCCCGGTCGATATTCTCGTCAACAACGCGGGTATCGATCCGCGCAAAAACTGGCTCGAAATTACCGAGGAGGATTGGGATCATATCATGGGCGTCAACGTTCGCTCCCAGTTCCTATGCTCCCAAGCCGTTTTTCCTTACATGAAAGAGCGGGGCCGCGGCAAAATCGTCAACGTCTCGTCCGTAACCTTCCTGACCGGTCAGCGTAATCTGCTGCACTACGTCTCGTCCAAAGGAGCCGTCATCGGCTTTACCAGGGCGCTTGCGCGGGAGGTGGGCGCGCACGGGATTACCGTGAATTGCCTCATGCCGGGTGCCGTGCTGACCGAGACGGAGCTGGCACGGTTCAGCGAGGCGGAACTTGCCGCGTCCGCGACGATGCTGGCGGCGGCTCAATGCTTCTCCCGCCGGGAAAACGCCTACGACCTCGAGGGCGCTTTCGTCTTCCTGGCTTCGGAGGACAGCGACTTTATTACCGGACAGACGCTGAATGTAGATGGCGGCTGGATGTTCCATTAG
- a CDS encoding GH39 family glycosyl hydrolase, protein MADLILHYDRKTSPLKRVHGVNNGPVCYGSLMDVSVYYEKAGIPLVRLHDTNWPNPGEVDIHTIFRDMNRDEDDPASYDFSRTDEYIASVLATGAKIVYRLGESIEHTKVKYYVHPPADMDKWARICVNIIRHYNEGWANGFHYDIRYWEIWNEPDNPDRQCMWSGTPEQYYDLYRIAVTAIKAHDPALKVGGQAATMVNMPFTEGFVAYCRQHELPLDFFTWHTYADDPRQIEANALKARKLLDDAGYIQTESHLNEWNYMRADEGANDEIWRQLWKPGGETFRRNLFERQKNEEGASFIAAVFAMLQDAPVDEANYYDGQPHELYSGLFDAYCIPQKSYRVFEKFESLSVYSSRAEVSVRAEGLYALAMTSENGQSALWVSNFSGESREYTIELEGSSMSATYPTYAEWELLDRSRDFGQVEPARLKDGRVELFLPRNSVLVLRFGREANDGQAAE, encoded by the coding sequence ATGGCTGACCTTATATTGCATTACGATCGCAAGACATCTCCGCTTAAACGGGTGCACGGCGTGAACAACGGCCCCGTATGCTACGGCTCTTTAATGGACGTATCCGTCTATTATGAAAAGGCGGGCATCCCTCTTGTCCGGCTGCACGATACCAATTGGCCAAATCCGGGAGAAGTGGATATTCATACGATTTTCCGGGATATGAACCGGGATGAGGATGATCCGGCAAGCTACGATTTCTCCCGCACGGACGAATATATCGCTTCCGTATTGGCGACGGGCGCGAAAATCGTTTACCGACTCGGAGAGAGCATCGAACATACGAAAGTCAAATACTACGTGCATCCGCCAGCCGATATGGACAAGTGGGCGCGCATCTGCGTGAACATCATCCGCCATTACAATGAAGGCTGGGCGAACGGATTCCATTACGATATCCGTTACTGGGAAATCTGGAACGAGCCGGACAACCCAGACCGGCAATGCATGTGGTCCGGCACGCCGGAGCAATATTACGACCTGTACCGGATCGCAGTCACGGCCATCAAAGCGCATGATCCTGCGCTGAAAGTCGGAGGCCAAGCCGCGACGATGGTCAATATGCCCTTCACGGAAGGGTTCGTAGCCTATTGTCGCCAGCACGAATTGCCTCTCGACTTTTTCACGTGGCATACGTACGCGGACGATCCCCGACAGATTGAAGCCAATGCGCTGAAAGCCCGCAAACTGCTGGATGATGCGGGTTATATCCAGACGGAAAGCCATCTTAACGAATGGAATTACATGCGGGCCGACGAGGGAGCGAATGACGAAATCTGGCGTCAGCTATGGAAGCCGGGCGGCGAGACGTTCCGTCGCAATCTGTTCGAACGACAGAAGAACGAAGAGGGAGCATCCTTCATCGCCGCCGTATTCGCCATGCTGCAAGATGCACCGGTCGACGAGGCGAACTACTATGACGGGCAACCGCACGAGCTGTACAGCGGATTGTTCGACGCCTATTGCATTCCGCAGAAATCTTATCGCGTGTTCGAGAAATTCGAATCGCTGTCGGTGTATTCTAGCAGAGCGGAAGTATCGGTGCGGGCGGAAGGCCTTTACGCGTTGGCCATGACGTCTGAGAACGGACAATCGGCGCTATGGGTCAGTAACTTCAGCGGCGAGAGCCGGGAGTACACGATCGAACTGGAAGGAAGCTCGATGTCGGCGACGTATCCCACCTATGCGGAGTGGGAACTGTTGGATCGGTCGCGCGACTTCGGTCAAGTTGAACCGGCACGCCTTAAGGACGGGCGGGTCGAATTGTTCCTTCCGCGGAACTCGGTGCTTGTGCTGCGATTCGGCCGCGAAGCCAACGATGGGCAGGCGGCGGAATGA